TGTTATTTTAGCCAATGGTTATGTTGATGAAAACGTGAAAAATCTTACTAAAGAGGATATCGTAGCTTCAATTAATTATTTGCTGAACTTACTAGACGGCATTGGTTCTGTAGATGATATAGATCATTTAGGAAACCGTAGGCTTCGTTGTGTAGGGGAGCTGCTGCAGAACCAGTTCAGAATTGGGCTATCAAGAATGGAGAGAGTTATCAGAGAAAGAATGACAATTCAGGACGTTGATACTATTACTCCATCAGCACTAATTAATATACGGCCCGTTATAGCTTCAATAAAAGAATTTTTTGGCAGCAGTCAGCTTTCACAGTTTATGGATCAGACTAACCCTTTAGCCGAACTAACCCATAAGCGTCGTTTGAGTGCCCTTGGCCCTGGTGGCCTTAGCCGTGAAAGAGCTGGCTTCGAAGTAAGAGACGTTCATCATTCTCACTATGGAAGAATGTGTCCGATAGAGACTCCGGAGGGACCGAATATTGGTCTGATCAATTCTCTTAGTACTTATGGTAGAGTTAATGAGTTAGGATTTATTGAAACACCATATAGAAAAGTGGACAAAGAAAACGGAAGAGTTACAGAAGAAATTGAATATTTAACTGCCCATGAAGAAGATAAGTATGTAATTGTTCAGGCAAACTCTCCTTTAGATGAGGATGGATATTTTCAAAATGACAGAGTTATTGCCCGTTACAGACATGAGACCTTAACTAGATCACCATATGAAGTTGATTATATGGACGTATCACCAAAGCAGCTTGTTAGCCTTGCAACTGCACTTATTCCATTTTTGGAAAATGATGATGCTAATAGGGCTTTGATGGGTAGTAACATGCAGCGTCAGGGGGTACCACTGCTACAGAGTGAGGCGCCTCTAGTTGGAACAGGCGTTGAACACAGAGCTGCGTATGACTCTGGAGCAATTGTCAAGACCCTTGCTTCAGGGGTGGTTGATTATGTTAGTGCAAAAGAAATTTGGATCCGTCGTGATGAAGGCGGTGAAGGCAGAGTAATTAATGGTAGAACGGGTGAAGTTTTTAAGAGTGACAGAGTAAATGTAAGAGATGGATTTGATATATACAAATTTCAAAAATTTGATCGGTCTAATCAGGGCACATGCATGAACCAAAAGCCCGTTGCAAGAAAAGGAGATAGAGTAGAAGAGGGTGAGATTATTGCTGACGGCTCTTCTACAGAAGAAGGAGAGCTAGCCCTAGGGAAAAATGTATTGGCAGCGTTTATGCCATGGGAAGGATATAACTATGAGGATGCAATTTTGATTAGTGAAAAGCTAGTAAAAGATGATACATTTTCATCAATCCACATAGAAGAATACGAAGCAGAAGCAAGGGATGCTAAGTTAGGACCAGAAGAGATCACAAGAGACATTCCAAATGTTGGCAAGGATTCGTTAAAAAACCTAGATGAGAGGGGAATAATTAGGTCAGGTGCGGAGGTTAAGGCCGGTGATATCCTGGTAGGTAAGGTTACCCCTAAAGGAGAAACCGAACTTACCGCTGAGGAAAGGTTGTTAAGAGCTATTTTTGGTGAGAAAGCACGTGAAGTAAGAGATACATCACTAAAAGTGCCTCACGGCGAGTCAGGTATCGTGGTTGATGTAAAAGTCTTTGATCGTGAAGATGGAGATGAGCTTCCTCCTGGAATAAACAAATTAGTACGTGTGTATGTTGCACAGAAACGGAAAATATCTGTAGGTGACAAAATGGCAGGACGCCATGGGAATAAAGGTGTTATAGCAAAAATTTTGCCAGAGGAAGATATGCCTTTCTTACCTGATGGAACACCCGTTGAAATAGTTTTAAGTCCCCTTGGAGTTCCATCAAGAATGAACATGGGACAGGTGCTTGAGACTCATCTTGGTTGGGCGGCAAAAGCACTAGGAATGCACATGTCTACCCCTGTCTTTGATGGGGCTAATGAACAGCAGATCTTTGAAAAACTTGAGGAGGCCGGAATGCCCAAAACTGGGAAAACACCTCTTCATGATGGAAGAACAGGAAAGCAGTTTGATAACAGGGTTACAGTTGGTTATATTTATATGCTTAAGCTGGCTCACCTGGTAGATGACAAAATCCATGCTCGTTCTACTGGACCTTATTCCCTTGTTACCCAACAGCCCCTTGGTGGAAAGGCACAGTTTGGTGGACAGCGTTTTGGTGAGATGGAAGTTTGGGCCCTTGAGGCATATGGCGCCTCTTACACGCTGCAGGAGTTGTTGACGGTTAAAAGTGATGATGTCGTAGGGCGTGTTAAGACTTATGAAGCCATTGTAAAGGGCGATAATGTGCCAGAACCTGGGATACCAGAATCGTTTAAAGTCTTAATTAAAGAGCTTTCAAGTCTGGGTATGGACGTGAAGGTGATTAATGAAGAAGAGGGAGTAGTTCAGGTTAAGGATACAGAAGGCAATGAACGTGTCGTGAGTTTAGATGATATGGATATTGATATAAAAGGTCGTGAGGACTAAATTGTTTTACATTAATGTTTTTAATTATAATGTTTCATTAATTAAAGGGAAGGGAGAGATGGCCCTTGATGGATGTGAATAATTTTGATGCGCTTAAAATTGGGCTTGCTTCACCCGAGCAGGTCAGGGGTTGGTCAAGAGGAGAAGTTAAAAAGCCCGAAACCATCAATTACCGGACCCTAAAGCCTGAGAAAGAAGGGTTGTTCTGTGAAAAGATTTTCGGGCCTCAAAAAGATTGGGAATGTCATTGTGGTAAGTATAAAAGAGTCCGTTATAAAGGTATTGTATGTGACCGGTGCGGAGTAGAGGTAACTCAATCTAAAGTTAGACGTGAAAGAATGGGGCATATAGAGCTTGCTGCACCTGTGAGTCATATATGGTATTTCAAAGGCATTCCAAGTCGGATGGGACTTATATTAGACCTTTCGCCGAGGATTCTGGAAAAAATATTATACTTCGCCTCTTACATCGTAATTGACCCTGGTGAAACATCCCTGGCCAAAAAACAGCTTTTAACAGAAACTGAATACAGAGAGTACAGAGATAAGTATTCAGATCTTTTTAAGCAGGGAAAAGGTTTTAAAGCAAAGATGGGTGCAGAGGCTATAAAGGACCTGCTTGGGGAGCTAGACCTTGAGAAGATGGCGAAAGACTTACGTGATGAATTAAAAACTGCAAAGGGCCAGAAAAAAGTTAGAGCAGTTAGGCGTTTGGAAGTGGTGGAATCATTTAGGAAATCCGGGAATAATCCTCAATGTATGATTCTAGATGTAATTCCAGTAATACCACCGGATCTTCGTCCAATGGTTCAATTAGATGGGGGAAGATTTGCCACTTCTGACCTAAACGATTTATACAGACGAGTTATAAATAGGAATAACCGCTTAAAACGTTTGTTAGACCTTGGAGCTCCTGAGATAATAGTTAGAAATGAAAAAAGAATGCTACAAGAAGCTGTAGATGCCCTGATTGATAACGGCAGAAGAGGTAGAGCTGTTACGGGGCCTGGTAATAGACCGTTAAAATCACTCAGTGATATGCTAAAAGGAAAGCAGGGACGTTTTCGTCAAAACCTCCTAGGTAAACGTGTTGACTACTCAGGTCGTTCTGTTATTGTTGTTGGCCCAGAGCTAAAAATTCATCAGTGCGGTCTGCCAAAGGAGATGGCCCTTGAACTCTTTAAGCCATTTGTTATGAAGCGTTTGGTAGAAGAGGAAAAAACTCATAATATCAAGAGTGCAAAACGAATGGTGGAAAAAGTAAGGCCTGAGGTATGGGATGTTTTAGAAGAAGTTATAAAAGACCATCCTGTACTTTTAAATAGAGCGCCCACTCTTCACAGACTAGGTATTCAGGCTTTTGAGCCGATACTGGTAGAAGGAAGGGCCATTCAAATACATCCTTTAGTTTGCCCTGCTTATAATGCAGACTTTGATGGTGACCAAATGGCTGTTCACGTACCGTTGTCTGCTGAAGCTCAGGCAGAGGCAAGGGTTTTAATGTTATCAGCACAGAATATACTAAACCCTAAAGACGGAGCACCTGTTGCCATACCCACTCAGGATATGGTGCTTGGTAGCTATTATCTAACCTTAGAAGAAAAAGGTGCCAAAGGCGAAGGTAGTTACTTCTTGTCGCCAGATGAAGCGATAATGGCTTATCAAAGAGATGATATTGAGCTGCATTCAATAGTAGGCGTCAGGGTTGATAATTATACTAAAAAAGACTTTACAAACTTATCTGATCAAATTCCAGAAAATGCAATCCTATTAATAACAACGGTAGGGAAAATTTTATTCAACGAGATTTTGCCTAAAGACTTTCCTTTCATTAATGATTCTAAAGACATGAATGTTAAAGAAGATGACTGGTTGAAGAAAGGTGAAAACTTAAAAGAGGTAATATCTAAGCGTGATCAAAGAGAAGCACTGCAAAAGAATGACTTAGGTGAATTAGTTGCAGCTAGTTATCGTCGCTATGGAAGCTCTGAAACAGCTAAGATATTAGATGAGATGAAGCGGCTTGGTTACAAATACGCAACTGAAGCTGGAATAACCATTGGAGTAGAAGATATAGTTATTCCGGGAGAAAAGCAGTCAATAATGGAAGAAGCTGAACAAAGCGTTGAAACTACAGAAAAGCAGTTCAAGAGGGGTCTAATAACAGAGCAAGAAAGATATGGCAGAGTTATAGATACCTGGAGTAATGCAAAAGACGAAGTGACTGATGCAGTAATGGATAACTTGGAGATATTTAATCCTGTGTATATGATGGCAAATTCGGGAGCAAGAGGTAATATATCACAGATTACACAGCTTGCAGGTATGAGAGGGTTAATGGCAGACCCAACAGGAAGGATAATTGACCTTCCTATCAAGGCAAACTTTAGAGAGGGACTAACAGTTCTTGAATATTTTATTTCAACACACGGTGCAAGAAAGGGATTAGCTGATACTGCTCTAAAGACTGCCGACTCAGGGTATCTAACAAGAAGACTTGTTGATGTGAGTCAGGATGTAATTGTGAGAGAAGATGATTGTGGTACTAAAGATGGCATTAATGTTGAAGAGATCAAGAATGGAAATGAAGAAATAGAAAATCTACACGATAGAATTGTAGGAAGATTTGCATCTGAAGATATTACTGGAGAGAATAATGAAGTATTAGTAGGGCGAAATGAGCTTATTACAGAGGATAAAGCTAAAGAGATAGTAAATATCGGGTACAAAAAAGTGCCTATTCGTTCAGTTCTTACATGTAAAACACGTCACGGTGTATGCGTAAGCTGCTACGGCCGCGACATGGCTACTGGTAAAATAGCTAATGTTGGAGAATCAGTTGGTATTATAGCGGCACAATCAATTGGAGAACCAGGGACGCAGCTTACTATGCGTACTTTCCATACAGGTGGGGTTGCAGGAGATGACATAACTCAAGGTCTGCCGAGGATCGAGGAGTTATTTGAAGCTAGAAGACCAAAAGGGCTTGCAGTTATAAGTGAAGTAGCTGGCCGCGTCTCAATAAAGGAAGGCCAAACAAAACGAAAAGTTATAGTTACGCCTTCAAAAGGTGAAGAAAAAACATATAATATACCTTTTGGTGCTAGACTAAAAGTTGAAGATGGTGGAGAAATTGAAGCAGGTCAAGAGCTAACTGAAGGTTCTGTTAATCCTCATGACTTATTGAAGGTAAAAGGTGTGGCAGGGGTGCAACTTTATATACTTCAGGAAGTGCAGAAAGTTTATAGACTACAGGGTGTGGACATTAGTGACAAACATATAGAGATAATTATCAGACAGATGCTTAGGAAGATAAAAATTGAGGAGCCTGGTGATACAGAACTTCTTCCTGGAGGACTTGTTGACTTTTTTGAATTTGAAAGTATAAATGAAGAAGCGAGACAAAATGGGCTTGAGCCTGCTAAAGGGAGACCAGCTCTACTAGGAATAACAAAAGCTTCCCTTGCGACTGATAGTTTCTTATCAGCCGCATCATTCCAGGAAACTACAAGAGTGTTAACGGAAGCTGCAATCAAAGGAAAAACAGATCCTTTAATAGGCCTGAAGGAAAATGTTATTATAGGAAAACTGGTGCCAGCTGGAACAGGAATGTCAAGATACAGGAAAGTGAAGGTAGACCCGCAAGATTATGGTGGCTCAGGCCAA
The Natranaerofaba carboxydovora genome window above contains:
- the rpoB gene encoding DNA-directed RNA polymerase subunit beta, which codes for MPKTVKCGRRERLTFSQIEEVRELPNLIEIQRRSYEWFLEKGIHEMFDDISPIQDFTGGLVLEFVDYSLGEPKYSVEECKERDVTYSVPLRVKVRLINKETGEVKEQEVFMGDFPLMTENGTFIINGAERVIVSQLVRSPGVYYKNEWDTSGRELFSATIIPNRGAWLEFEMNAQNVIFVRVDRTRKLPVTVLLRALGYGTDEDILRVFGEDARIKATLEKDHTDSYESGVLEIYKRLRPGEPLNVENAKSLFESLFFDPKRYDFAKVGRYKVNVKLDFYRALGYKAAQRIVKEDTGEILINEDEKIEKEHFDILNEAGINRLVVKNKNDEDSVILANGYVDENVKNLTKEDIVASINYLLNLLDGIGSVDDIDHLGNRRLRCVGELLQNQFRIGLSRMERVIRERMTIQDVDTITPSALINIRPVIASIKEFFGSSQLSQFMDQTNPLAELTHKRRLSALGPGGLSRERAGFEVRDVHHSHYGRMCPIETPEGPNIGLINSLSTYGRVNELGFIETPYRKVDKENGRVTEEIEYLTAHEEDKYVIVQANSPLDEDGYFQNDRVIARYRHETLTRSPYEVDYMDVSPKQLVSLATALIPFLENDDANRALMGSNMQRQGVPLLQSEAPLVGTGVEHRAAYDSGAIVKTLASGVVDYVSAKEIWIRRDEGGEGRVINGRTGEVFKSDRVNVRDGFDIYKFQKFDRSNQGTCMNQKPVARKGDRVEEGEIIADGSSTEEGELALGKNVLAAFMPWEGYNYEDAILISEKLVKDDTFSSIHIEEYEAEARDAKLGPEEITRDIPNVGKDSLKNLDERGIIRSGAEVKAGDILVGKVTPKGETELTAEERLLRAIFGEKAREVRDTSLKVPHGESGIVVDVKVFDREDGDELPPGINKLVRVYVAQKRKISVGDKMAGRHGNKGVIAKILPEEDMPFLPDGTPVEIVLSPLGVPSRMNMGQVLETHLGWAAKALGMHMSTPVFDGANEQQIFEKLEEAGMPKTGKTPLHDGRTGKQFDNRVTVGYIYMLKLAHLVDDKIHARSTGPYSLVTQQPLGGKAQFGGQRFGEMEVWALEAYGASYTLQELLTVKSDDVVGRVKTYEAIVKGDNVPEPGIPESFKVLIKELSSLGMDVKVINEEEGVVQVKDTEGNERVVSLDDMDIDIKGRED
- the rpoC gene encoding DNA-directed RNA polymerase subunit beta', yielding MDVNNFDALKIGLASPEQVRGWSRGEVKKPETINYRTLKPEKEGLFCEKIFGPQKDWECHCGKYKRVRYKGIVCDRCGVEVTQSKVRRERMGHIELAAPVSHIWYFKGIPSRMGLILDLSPRILEKILYFASYIVIDPGETSLAKKQLLTETEYREYRDKYSDLFKQGKGFKAKMGAEAIKDLLGELDLEKMAKDLRDELKTAKGQKKVRAVRRLEVVESFRKSGNNPQCMILDVIPVIPPDLRPMVQLDGGRFATSDLNDLYRRVINRNNRLKRLLDLGAPEIIVRNEKRMLQEAVDALIDNGRRGRAVTGPGNRPLKSLSDMLKGKQGRFRQNLLGKRVDYSGRSVIVVGPELKIHQCGLPKEMALELFKPFVMKRLVEEEKTHNIKSAKRMVEKVRPEVWDVLEEVIKDHPVLLNRAPTLHRLGIQAFEPILVEGRAIQIHPLVCPAYNADFDGDQMAVHVPLSAEAQAEARVLMLSAQNILNPKDGAPVAIPTQDMVLGSYYLTLEEKGAKGEGSYFLSPDEAIMAYQRDDIELHSIVGVRVDNYTKKDFTNLSDQIPENAILLITTVGKILFNEILPKDFPFINDSKDMNVKEDDWLKKGENLKEVISKRDQREALQKNDLGELVAASYRRYGSSETAKILDEMKRLGYKYATEAGITIGVEDIVIPGEKQSIMEEAEQSVETTEKQFKRGLITEQERYGRVIDTWSNAKDEVTDAVMDNLEIFNPVYMMANSGARGNISQITQLAGMRGLMADPTGRIIDLPIKANFREGLTVLEYFISTHGARKGLADTALKTADSGYLTRRLVDVSQDVIVREDDCGTKDGINVEEIKNGNEEIENLHDRIVGRFASEDITGENNEVLVGRNELITEDKAKEIVNIGYKKVPIRSVLTCKTRHGVCVSCYGRDMATGKIANVGESVGIIAAQSIGEPGTQLTMRTFHTGGVAGDDITQGLPRIEELFEARRPKGLAVISEVAGRVSIKEGQTKRKVIVTPSKGEEKTYNIPFGARLKVEDGGEIEAGQELTEGSVNPHDLLKVKGVAGVQLYILQEVQKVYRLQGVDISDKHIEIIIRQMLRKIKIEEPGDTELLPGGLVDFFEFESINEEARQNGLEPAKGRPALLGITKASLATDSFLSAASFQETTRVLTEAAIKGKTDPLIGLKENVIIGKLVPAGTGMSRYRKVKVDPQDYGGSGQEGADIKAEPNSIKNEDGDEIEKEEKITVDTGE